One window from the genome of Phocoena phocoena chromosome 15, mPhoPho1.1, whole genome shotgun sequence encodes:
- the PVRIG gene encoding transmembrane protein PVRIG: MDRPRALGLLLALLTLCITAGTPEVWVQVQMEATESPSFTVRCGFLGSGSISLVTISYGGPDGAGGTTLAVLHPKFGTQHWNPACRAHWETRTSISLTLEESEGRSSSPNTTFCCKFTSFPEGSQEACGNISLSPDQGLPAPTPATMLRADLAGILGVSGVLLFGCVYLLYLLRRQRHWSVMKLQPPSHSSPQTQRRASAAGQASLTSLHIPYATINTSYFSLATLHRVLPPQPLPRWALLPSQSPVSWAPLPASTRSSFISVENRLYAQAEKGPLHAGTDLVPLPDCLGRRAMEGR; the protein is encoded by the exons ATGGACAGGCCCCGGGCCCTGGGCCTGCTCTTGGCGCTGCTGACTCTCTGCATCACTGCTG GGACTCCTGAGGTGTGGGTGCAGGTTCAGATGGAGGCCACCGAGTCCCCGTCCTTCACTGTCCGCTGTGGATTCCTGGGATCTGGCTCTATCTCCCTGGTGACTATAAGCTACGGGGGCCCCGATGGTGCCGGAGGGACCACGCTGGCTGTGTTGCACCCAAAGTTCGGCACCCAGCACTGGAACCCTGCCTGCCGGGCCCACTGGGAAACCAGAACCAGCATCTCCCTCACCTTGGAAGAGTCCGAGGGGAGAAGCTCCAGTCCCAACACCACCTTCTGCTGCAAGTTTACTTCCTTCCCCGAGGGCTCCCAGGAGGCCTGTGGGAACATCTCCCTCAGCCCAGACCAAG GGCTCCCTGCTCCTACTCCAGCCACCATGCTGCGAGCTGACCTGGCTGGGATCTTGGGGGTTTCGGGGGTCCTTCTCTTTGGCTGCGTCTACCTCCTCTACCTCCTGCGTCGGCAAAGGCACTG GTCTGTCATGAAGCTTCAGCCACCCAGCCACAGCAGCccccagacacagaggagagcaaGT GCAGCCGGCCAAGCCTCCCTGACCTCTCTCCACATCCCCTATGCCACCATCAACACCAGCTACTTCAGCCTGGCAACTCTGCACCGGGTCCTTCCACCCCAGCCCCTACCCAGGTGGGCGCTGCTCCCCAGCCAGAGCCCCGTCTCCTGGGCACCCCTGCCGGCCTCCACTCGCAGCAGCTTCATCTCTGTTGAGAACCGACTCTACGCTCAAGCAGAAAAGGGGCCTCTCCACGCCGGCACCGACCTCGTCCCGCTCCCGGACTGTCTGGGGCGCAGAGCCATGGAGGGGCGTTAG